The Paramisgurnus dabryanus chromosome 1, PD_genome_1.1, whole genome shotgun sequence genome includes a window with the following:
- the LOC135747228 gene encoding uncharacterized protein F54H12.2-like, producing the protein MALLHNMSEECIKSELDLFTVPLTQTSIEKNTYVEIPPLSALSDTAPLEFFVAGTGEDYIDLNNTLLFLRVKITNPNGTDIAAGAPVGLVNYPIGSLFAQTDVSLGDRLISQSSSTHPYRCVIECLLNYGTDVLETTFSSGLYYKDSPGHMDATDPAAGNRGLTKRAAFTESSNIVELLGPIHSDIFFQEKLMLNGVDIKIRMTRAKDEFCLMRNDNINYRINIVSASLFVKKVSVSPAVRLGHAQALLSATAKYPIDRVCLKNFSIPAGSRVCNQENLFLGTLPKSIVLAMVDNDAFTGAYNKNPFAFKNYDLEFLAIYSDGVQTPSKPLQPDFGSGAAVREFYQLALASGKHLKNQALSIDREAFLHGYTLYAFNLTPDEECGRHVSLVKSGNIRLELRFRQPLQNTITLIVYAIYDSILEISNRRQVMIDYY; encoded by the coding sequence ATGGCACTGCTACACAACATGTCAGAAGAGTGTATTAAATCCGAACTGGATTTATTCACGGTACCTCTGACTCAGACATCTATTGAAAAAAATACTTATGTAGAAATACCACCTTTATCAGCACTATCAGACACAGCCCCGTTGGAGTTTTTTGTAGCAGGAACCGGAGAGGATTATATCGATTTAAATAACACATTGCTGTTTTTAAGGGTGAAAATTACTAATCCTAACGGTACGGACATAGCCGCCGGAGCGCCTGTGGGGTTAGTGAATTATCCTATTGGAAGTTTGTTTGCCCAAACGGACGTGTCGCTCGGGGATAGATTAATTTCGCAGAGTTCCAGCACGCATCCTTATCGCTGCGTCATAGAGTGTTTGTTAAACTATGGAACAGACGTTCTCGAAACAACATTCTCCTCTGGACTTTATTATAAAGATTCGCCGGGTCATATGGACGCTACAGACCCAGCTGCTGGAAATAGAGGCCTGACAAAGAGAGCAGCCTTTACAGAGTCCAGTAATATCGTCGAGTTATTAGGACCCATTCATAGCGATATAttctttcaagaaaaattgatGCTTAACGGCGTGGATATTAAAATACGTATGACTAGGGCCAAAGATGAGTTTTGTTTGATGAGAAACGATAATATAAACTACAGAATAAACATTGTttcagcatctctgtttgttaaaaaagtttcagtgtcACCAGCTGTGAGACTGGGACATGCACAGGCTCTGTTATCAGCTACAGCCAAATACCCCATCGACAGAGTGTGTTTGAAAAACTTCTCCATACCTGCTGGTTCCCGTGTATGTAACcaagaaaacttatttttaggAACCCTACCCAAATCCATCGTTCTGGCTATGGTTGATAATGACGCTTTTACAGGCGCTTATAATAAAAACCcctttgcatttaaaaactaCGATCTGGAATTCTTGGCGATCTATTCTGACGGTGTTCAGACACCTTCAAAACCTCTCCAGCCTGACTTTGGAAGCGGTGCTGCTGTAAGGGAATTTTACCAGCTAGCTTTGGCCTCgggaaaacatttgaaaaatcaAGCTCTGTCTATCGATAGAGAGGCCTTTCTGCACGGATATACGCTCTATGCGTTTAACCTCACACCAGATGAAGAATGTGGGCGGCACGTGTCGTTAGTCAAATCAGGCAATATCAGATTAGAACTTCGTTTTAGGCAGCCTCTCCAAAATACGATAACTCTGATCGTATATGCGATTTATGATTCAATTCTGGAAATATCTAATCGCCGACAGGTTATGATTGATTACTATTAA